Part of the Streptomyces antimycoticus genome, ACCGCACCGGCGCCGGTCACCAACCGCGAGATCACGGCGGCCATGGGCCGCGTGCTGCGCCGTCCCACGCTCTTCACGGTCCCCGCGCCCGCGCTGCGGATCGCCCTGGGCGAGATGTCCGGCGAAGTCCTCGGCAGCGTCCGGGCCATCCCCCGCCGCCTCCTGGACTCCGGCTTCACCTTCACCCACCCGCATGTGGACGAGGCCATCAAGGCGGCGCTGCCGTAGGAGGGTTGGCGCCCCCTTGGCGCCCCTCGCACTCCCCCGGTCGCGCATCACTCGATGACGTGTGCGACCGGTGTGCGCCCGTGCCCGGTCGATGCGCGTCTGGCATCGACCGTTTTTGTCCGTACTGTCAAGACCGTCTCGCGAGCCGTCACGCGGGAACCACGTATCCGGGCCGCCGGCCGGGGCAGCAGCCCCTGTGACGGACGCACCGACCTCGGGGAGGACACGTGCTCAAGCGCGCGCACCGCACGGATGTCGTCATCGTCGGCGCCGGGCTCGCGGGGCTGGCCGCGGCTCATCGGCTGACCGACGCGGGAGTGGCGGTCACGGTGCTCGAGGCCGCGCCCCACGTGGGCGGACGGATGACGACCGACAGCGTCGACGGCTTCCGGCTGGACCGTACCGGTCACCTGATGAACACCTCCTTCCCGGAGTTGCGGCGCACTCCGGGACTCGGCGCCCTCGCCCTGCGCCCCTTCGCCCAGGGGGTGCTGGTCCACAACGAGGGGCGTACGCACCGGGTGGACACCCCCGGAGCATGAGGGGCGCATTCACCTCGGCACGCGCCCTCGCCAACGCCGCCCGCGCGCCGCTCGGCAGCGGGCTCGACCAGGCCCGACTCGGTGCCGCGCTCGGCAGGCTCGCCGCCCTGCCCGCGGACCGCCTGCTCGCCCGCCCCGACCGGCCGGTCTCCGAGACCCTGGGGGGCGGGGCCTACCTGCTCGTACGGTCGAGGGGGTGCTGCGTCCGCTGCTCGTCTCGCTGCTGAGCGACCCGGACCTCACCACCTCCAGCCGCTGCGCCGACCTCGCGCTGCGCGGCTACGCACGCGGCCGCCTCTGCCTTCCGGCGGGCGGCGCGTCCACCGTCCCCGAGCTGCTCGCGGCCGCGCTGCCGCCGGGGACGGTCCGTACGGGCGTCCGGGCCGTATCGGCCTCCACCACCGCCGTCGCCACCGCCGAACACGGCGAGATCGGCTGCCGTGCGGTGCTGGTGGCCACCGGTGCGCATGACGCGGCCGAACTCCTGCCCGGGCTGCGGGTACCGGCCTTCCACCCGGTGACCGTGATGCACCACACCGCCGACCGGCCGCCGCTGCGCGAACCCGCGCTGATACTCGCGGCGGGCGGCCGGGGCCCGGTCGCCCACACCATGGTGGCCAGCGAGGTCGACCCCTCCCGCACCCCGCCCGGAAGGGTGCTGATCACCTCCACGGTGCTGGGCGCCTCCGCCGCCCTGCCCGCCGCCGAGCTCGACCGGGCCGTCAGGGCCCAACTGGCGGCGGTGTACGGCACGTCGACCGCGGGCTGGGAACTGCTGGCCACGCACCACGACCCGTACGCGGTCCCGGCCATGCCCGCCCCGCACGACCCGCGCCGCCCGGTGCGGCTGCTGTCGGGGCTGTACGTCTGCGGCGACCACCGGGACTCCAGCACGGTGCAAGGCGCCCTGGCCTCCGGCCGCCGGGCGGCCCGAGCGGTCCTCAGCGACTTCGGCGCCCCACCGGACGCCGGATCCGACACGAACGCCGGCAACGCGGGCACCGGATCCGTCCCCGCGGCGGCCTGAGCGGCGGCATGCGCGTCGGGACAGGGCGCGGCTGAGGCTCAGGCCCCGGTTACGCGGCCCGGGGCTCGGGGTCTGGGGTCCGGGGCCGGGGTCCGGGGTCCGGGGTCCGGGGCCGGGGGTCCGGGGTCCGGGGCCGGGGGTCCGGGGTCCGGGGCCGGGGGTCCGGGGTCCGGGGCCGGGGGTCCGGGGTCCGGGGCCCGCGGCAACGGGCACCCGCGGCTACGGCGGCCTGACCCGCGACACCCTGCGGCGCAGGACGGCTGAGCTCAGGCCCCGGTCACGCGACCCGCGACCCGGGGCAACGGGCACCCGCGGCTACGGCGGCCTGACCCACGACACCCTGCAGCGCAGAACGGCTGAGACCCAGCCCCCGGTCACGCGACCCGCGACCCGCCGCCCGGAGCAAAGCAGGCACCCGCGGCCACAGTTGCCCGACCCGCGAGAGATCCCGCGGTGCCCAGCCACTGAGGCCGAGGCTCCCGTTACGGCTCGCGGCAGAGTGGAGACCGGCACCCGCGCCACGGCGGCCTGACCGGCGCGCCCCCTGGGGTGCACGGCAGGCCCGCTGGGCGCAGGCCCCGGTTCGGCTCGCGGCCCGGGCGCCGGCACCCGCCACCTCGACTGCCGCACGAACTGGGGCCGGGGCCGGCTCACCCCCGGTGCGGCGCCGACGAGCGCGTGCCGCTCGACGGCCCGCGCCTCGACGGCCGCGTCCCTGACGTACGCGTCAAGGCGCCCCAGTGGCAGAGGCGTTGGGCGCCGCGCGGGCGGCGTGCCCCGACACCGCCGCCAGCAGCGCGCCTCCCAGGAAGCATCCGGCCACGATCACGGCGGACAGCCGCATCCCGGCGTAGAGGCGGAGCTCGCGGACGCCGCGGCGAGCGTTCCGAACAGCGCCGCGCCGATGGCGCTGCCCAGTTGCCGCGCCGCGTTGAACGCGCCCGACGCCGCGCCGCGCACCTCGTACGGCGCGGCCTCCATCGCCGCGATCGTCGCCGACGGCATGGTGAACGAGGTACCGAACCCGACCAGCAACAGCGGCACGACCAGCAGCGCATACGACGTATGCGGCCCCACGGCCGCCCAGCCGAGCAACCCCACCGCCCCGGTCAACAGCCCAACCACGGCCGGGACATGGGTGCCCACCCCGCCCGGCCCCGCCCGGCCGGGCCCGAAGCGCGCAGCGCAAGGCCGTGCTACGGGCCGTATCGCCGAGGTGCGCGCGGGGCGTCCGTCCACACTTCGTCCGCTGCCGAAGCGACCCCGACCTACGCTGGACGCATGGCCACCACCACGGATGCCCGTGACGCCGACATCGCCCGCGCGGCCGCCGCGATCGCCGATCCGTCTCGCGCCCGCGTCCTGCAGGCGCTGTTGGAGGGCCGTGCCCTGCCCGCGAGCGTGCTGGCCACCGAGGCCGGGGTCAGCGCCTCCACGGTGAGCGGGCATCTGGCCAAGTTGCTGGAGGCCGGGGTGGTGCGGGTCGAGCCGCACGGGCGGCACCGCTACTACCGACTGACCGGCCCC contains:
- a CDS encoding MFS transporter, yielding MDGRPARTSAIRPVARPCAARFGPGRAGPGGVGTHVPAVVGLLTGAVGLLGWAAVGPHTSYALLVVPLLLVGFGTSFTMPSATIAAMEAAPYEVRGAASGAFNAARQLGSAIGAALFGTLAAASASSASTPGCGCPP